The genomic window ATCAAACCCGAACTTTTCTACTACCCATCACTGATAACCATTCAATTACGATAGCCCATTCATCCTTGGACCATGAATCTTCAATCGAGCCACAGTAAAACCTAGATCTAACAGTCAACAATATCCGGTGAATTAGAGATTAACGCGTTCTTCCATCTTCTCGAGCTCCTTATTTCCTCTGAATTTAATGGATTTCACTTCTCCATCTTCTGTATTCTTCACTCTAGCATCAGCAGAAGCAATTTAAGCGATTCAAACCCTTAATTCTCTACGCAACCATCTCCCTCTGCGTCTTTGTGTTATTTCAGGTGCAATTTCAGCAACAAACCAATTCTCGACATCATCTCAATCTCGGAGAACcaaatttgaactgaaacatcTCAATCTCGGTTGCATCTCAATCTTGGCAACATTTCAATATCAACACCTGGTTTTAATTGAACTGAAAAATCACAATTTCTTACTACTTCCCTCAATCGAAATTCAATTTCATtaatcaacaaaaataaaaaacccaaatttttagggtttctcgGAAATTTAATTTCAAAGACATGTTCTTCTGAAATTTCAATGTGTTTGTTTCTTGAAAATAATATGTACTGAATCGTTGAATTGGTTTTAAGAAATTGATTGTAGAAAGAGGAGATCTCATCTGTTCAATTAGAAGAAACTGGAATGATGATTCCATGACATCGATGGAGGTTTATTTGGTGTTACATgatagatgaagaagatgactgaATGCATTAAAAGATGGATATGTTGGGGTTATCTCAATGGGTTTGCAGATGGAGAAACGAGGTTGAGATCATGAAGGTTCTTGTGTTGATTACTACAGATGGTTGAGTTTGAAGTGAGTAATAATGGGGCTATGACTGAAACTGGCAGCAAATTGGTTTCGTATGGATACTATACAATGATGTGTATGCTCGAAAAAGGGAGTTGTGGTTTTGATTGTTTCTCAGATTGAAAATTGAGATGACGTCGAGTGAAACTGATGAAGAATTACGAAAATCAGGGAAAAAAAACAGTGAGATGCTATTGCTGTGATACGATCTAGTCTAGGGTATTTTGGGAAGGACGGAAAACACGTGTACAGTTTTTGACATGCGTGCACATGTGCTGACTAAGCTAACCGAACAATGGATGAAAAGCTAACgaggggaggaaacactaatttcaatttttttggggaagaaagagaagagaagaagaagaagaaacgctAATTAGCTATCTTGGGGGGAGGGGAAACACAAAATTGCCCTTCAtccgaaaagaagaaaaagaacaagcaCTATCCTCTTTTTGCTGTAAAAGAGAAGGCAAAAAACTGCCAAAAGAATGGCTAAAAAAGAGCCCTTTAGCTGTTCCATCTCCCCTAGGATCGTCCAAGAGTTATTGACGATCTTTGACTGTCGGCAAGATCTTCCGGCGAGATCAAAACGGTGCTATTTGCTACCGACGATCTTTGATCCTTGGCGTAATTTTCCGATGAGATCGAAACGATGCTGTTTGCATGTGGAGTCACGTTTATCATGTTGCAGCCCACATCAAAACCATCGAAAAGTTCGTTCAAAGTCGAAGTTTTAAGATCATAACAGTAGAGAGTTGTAACGCAACGCAATAGAAGTTGATCGTTCCTTGTAATTGCCACGAGGTCAGCGACCCATAGATCATTCCAGTACTGCTCTTCCCATCCTATATTGAACTCCTTGATCCAATGCCACAAATTCTTGTCGTTATAGTTTTCTTTCGTATCACAACCATTAGTGTTTGTTCTCTTATATGCCCAAATAACCGTCCAGTGTTTATCATAGAATGTATCCACGAAATACAGATTCTTCCCTCCCAGCAACTTGGGGCCAAGCAAATTGGGGCCAGGGTCTTGTAGGTATTTGACATCTTCAAGATTTGGCAGCCGGAGAAACTGGAGAGTCTCACCTTCCAAGTCAAAAGCTGCAATTGTATAATCTTGGGGGTCATGTGTGTTTACGGCTGCGGTGCAGCCAGTGAATAGATCCGTTGGCATAGATACCTTCTGGATACAACGGAGAAGTCTGGATTGATTCATTTTTTGTTCTCTGTTGAAAATTGATGGATTCTTTGTTCTCCACTCACCAGCACTGCCACCGTCTACGGTATAACTTGGACATAGCACTTCTTCTTCTTAGTCTCTTTATACACGTCCAAGTAAATTCTAACAATCTTGTACTCGTTGGTCGAATGACAGTAACCAAACCCACTAATATCAGTCGGACCCCAATTTTGCACTATAGAAGACTTGCTAGGAGGAGCATAAACAAATTCTCCCGTTAAGGGATTAGCAATTAAAAAATTTGAATTGTGTGTCCGgaaacaaaccaaaccattgcaTGACCCAAGCATCCTATCTATGTGCATTAGACATTTGCCACCACTGTGCAACTTATCAAGACTATCATAATAAGAGTTGTTGTTGTTCGTTTTCCCACGAATTATAGGATCATACAACAGCTGATCACCATAGCATAATTGGTTTTTGTTATCATCCTTGTACGAGAAAAAGAAAAGCAAACCTACCTTATCAGTCTTACTACGGAGGAGAAATCTCCATGTTCTGCATACATGTTTGGCCTGTAAAGCTGTCTCTATTGGTAATCGACTAAATACGTTCTCCACGATGAGATCTGTGTGAAGCTTCTCCATATatagttttctttcttctctaccCAAAAACAGACCGGCCGGTGTGTCCCTTTTTATAGATAAGACTCCAATAGAAACCCACATTAACAAGGGAACCGCTTTCGTAATCAAGGagatgaactctgatttttcggTATTtttagaataaaaatatttttcataGATAAGACTCCATCGGAAACCCAGACTCTCACTACAAGTTTTGCGACAGTAAATTTAAGAAAAGACTCTGAAAGCTTCTTCGTACTAGATAATGCAAAACATTCCATCAAAAAGTAAATTTTCACCCATTTGTAAGTACATTTGGGTATCTGACTCCACGGGTAAGCCGGATACTTTGCCTCGCAATTCATCCTTTGCTGCACTCAGCTACATTTGTGCTATCCTTAACACACCCTCAATTGCCCTCACCGTTGATTTCACGGCTCGGAAACTCTGACCTTGCTCCTGCAGTTCGGCCTTAAATTTCTGCATCCCACCAAGCAGTCCAAGCCCCTTTTTCACACTCTCAAATCTTTGGCGAAGCCATTTCACATTGAATTCAAGTCTCTCTGCcatctttatcttctcttcccACAGTTCAATCATTTCATTTGACAAATCTATAAAATGgcattgatgcatatccataGCGGAGTTCATTATATCTTTGACCACCATCACGAGGATATAATACGACGAGGCTGGTATAACTTTTGTGGAAGGAATATGACCATATTTCAGCCATATTTGTTCATACAGAGGCACTTGTTTTTTCAAGATACTAAAGCCTCCAATTTCTTCATATAAACCTTCTTCGAATTCACTACCTTCAACATTACTTCGTCCCCCCTCAAAAGGTTGTCCGGCGTCAGGATACTCCCCCAATTGCAAACTAGTTTCACCATCATTTGCTGTATTTTGCTTTTCAGGTTCTGGCTCTGGAATCTTGCCCACTTGTACTCTTCTCTTTTATTTCATCATCTGCTGTCTGCTGTGACTTTGCAAGTAACCTCAATACTAATTTCACAAGTATTATTTACAATATATCCATTCTTAGGGTCATGCAACCGACTAAGAGGCAACAATTTCAAAAAACCCCACATCTGTCCAGCATTTCCAAATTGGTATTTGCGTCCTGCAGAATAAGAATTTGTAAAATTACTTGACTGAAATATTTCCaggtaaaaaaaaaatgtagataATTACCATCTCTCACTGTTTTACTGGAATTAGATGTACAAATAACGGCAAAACTGAACTCAGCATCAAC from Papaver somniferum cultivar HN1 unplaced genomic scaffold, ASM357369v1 unplaced-scaffold_19, whole genome shotgun sequence includes these protein-coding regions:
- the LOC113338547 gene encoding MATH domain and coiled-coil domain-containing protein At3g58200-like, encoding MAGTQVVDLPATFKFIWKINNFSKLNNEVHHYSDVFVAGGTKWKAVIYPKGFGEVYDHLTAFLVLEDSTNLPVDAEFSFAVICTSNSSKTVRDGRKYQFGNAGQMWGFLKLLPLSRLHDPKNGYIRRVQVGKIPEPEPEKQNTANDGETSLQLGEYPDAGQPFEGGRSNVEGSEFEEGLYEEIGGFSILKKQVPLYEQIWLKYGHIPSTKVIPASSYYILVMVVKDIMNSAMDMHQCHFIDLSNEMIELWEEKIKMAERLEFNVKWLRQRFESVKKGLGLLGGMQKFKAELQEQGQSFRAVKSTVRAIEGVLRIAQM